One Siniperca chuatsi isolate FFG_IHB_CAS linkage group LG3, ASM2008510v1, whole genome shotgun sequence genomic region harbors:
- the LOC122873697 gene encoding oxysterol-binding protein 1-like isoform X5, whose amino-acid sequence MSEPKPPTPTPGDTYKGWLFKWTNYIKGYQRRWFVLSNGLLSYYRTQAEMGHTCRGTINLATANIAVEDSCNFVISNGGAQTYHLKASSEVERQRWITALELAKAKAVHMQAESDDSGDDCPAVHPTSGQGGGCRNSEVQSTLRTLNSKVEDLTTCNDLIVKHGSALQRSLSELEGIRVGGDMGEKIRQVTERATLFRITSNAMINACRDFLSLAQSHSKRWQKALQVERDQRIRLEETLEQLAKQHNHLERAFRGATVLPSSFSNPALGSKGGVSGKGDASDEDDDNEFFDAMEDPAEFITVPADPKYHRRSGSNVSGISSETGIDDQSVNFDELSLASNPESPQPLELEPVRQRRTRIPDKPNYYLNLWSIMKNCIGKELSKIPMPVNFNEPLSMLQRLSEDLEYYELLDKAAKCQSSLEQMCYVAAFTVSSYSTTVHRTGKPFNPLLGETFELDRLRECGYRSLCEQVSHHPPAAAHHAISEKGWSLRQEITLASKFRGKYLSIMPLGSIQCIFDKSNNHYSWKKVTTTVHNIIVGKLWIDQSGEIDVVNHRTGDRCHLKFAPYSYFSRDVPRKVTGVVTDKDGKAHYVLSGTWDEKMEFSRVMQSSKGENGTEGKQRTVYQTLKAKEIWTKNPLPEGAENMYYFSSLALTLNEPEEGVAPTDSRRRPDQRLMEDGRWDEANAEKQRLEEKQRTTRREREREAVKAASSPEEAVTEDSINDSPLKTDAEETGTEANEVSDETDTEDSPPHTPVACAHQDNYQALWFEKLDDPVSGETLHVYKGGYWEAKDQGSWDMCPDIF is encoded by the exons ATGTCGGAGCCTAAGCCCCCTACTCCAACCCCAGGAGACACGTACAAGGGTTGGCTCTTCAAATGGACTAACTACATTAAAGGTTACCAGAGACGCTGGTTTGTTCTGAGCAATGGACTGCTGTCTTACTATAG GACCCAGGCCGAGATGGGTCACACATGCCGAGGCACCATCAACTTGGCCACAGCCAATATTGCTGTGGAGGACTCCTGCAATTTTGTCATTTCCAACGGAGGGGCGCAGACCTACCACTTGAAGGCCAGCTCAGAAGTAGAGCGCCAGCGATGGATCACTGCCCTGGAGCTCGCCAAGGCAAAGGCTGTCCACATGCAGGCTGAGTCTG ATGACTCGGGTGACGATTGTCCTGCAGTGCACCCGACCTCAGGACAGGGTGGAGGCTGCCGTAACTCAGAAGTCCAGTCCACACTACGCACACTCAACAGCAAGGTGGAGGACCTAACCACCTGCAACGATCTCATTGTCAAACATGGGTCTGCCCTCCAAAG gtctttGTCAGAACTGGAGGGGATTCGTGTCGGAGGGGACATGGGGGAAAAGATCAGACAAGTTACAGAAAGAGCCACACTATTCAGAATCACCTCTAATGCCATGATCAAT GCATGTAGAGACTTCCTCTCCCTGGCCCAGAGCCACAGTAAGCGCTGGCAGAAGGCCTTACAGGTTGAAAGAGACCAGAGGATACGGCTGGAGGAGACTCTGGAGCAGCTGGCCAAACAGCACAACCACTTGGAAAGAGCTTTCAGGGGAGCTACAGTTCTCCCCTCTTCATTCAGCAATCCCGCCTTGGGTAGCAAAG GTGGTGTTTCAGGAAAAGGTGATGCCAGTGACGAGGATGATGACAATGAGTTCTTTGATGCTATGGAAGACCCAGCAGAGTTTATTACTGTCCCTGCTGACCCCAAGTATCACAG GAGATCTGGCAGCAACGTTAGTGGGATTAGCAGTGAGACTGGAATTGACGATCAGTCGGTAAAT TTTGATGAACTGTCTTTGGCATCCAATCCAGAGTCTCCACAGCCCCTTGAGCTAGAGCCAGTTAGACAAAGACGGACTCGTATCCCCGACAAGCCAAACTATTACCTCAATCTGTGGAGCATCATGAAGAATTGTATTGGAAAGGAGCTCTCAAAGATACCAATGCCT GTGAATTTCAATGAGCCTCTCTCAATGCTGCAACGTCTATCTGAAGACCTGGAGTACTACGAGCTGCTGGATAAGGCTGCTAAATGTCAGAGCTCTCTAGAGCAGATGTGTTATGTGGCCGCTTTCACAGTCTCTTCCTACTCCACCACTGTCCACCGCACAGGAAAACCCTTCAATCCTCTGCTGGGAGAAACCTTTGAGCTTGATCGGTTAAGAGAGTGTGGCTACCGCTCCCTCTGTGAACAG GTGAGCCACCACCCACCTGCTGCAGCTCACCATGCCATCTCTGAAAAGGGCTGGAGCCTCAGACAAGAAATTACCCTGGCCAGCAAGTTTAGAGGAAAATATCTCTCTATCATGCCTTTGG GTTCTATCCAGTGTATATTTGACAAGAGCAACAATCACTACTCTTGGAAGAAAGTGACTACAACAGTACACAACATCATTGTTGGAAAATTATGGATTGACCAG TCAGGGGAGATAGATGTGGTGAACCACAGGACAGGAGATCGCTGTCACCTGAAGTTTGCTCCCTACAGTTACTTCTCCAGAGATGTACCAAGAAAG GTAACAGGAGTAGTAACAGATAAGGATGGGAAGGCCCATTATGTGCTATCAGGAACCTGGGATGAGAAGATGGAGTTTTCCAGGGTAATGCAGAGCAGTAAAGGCGAGAACGGCACTGAAGGCAAACAGAGAACTGTCTATCAGACCCTCAAAGCCAAAGAAATCTGGACAAAGAACCCTTTACC AGAGGGAGCAGAGAACATGTACTACTTCTCCTCACTGGCCTTGACGCTCAATGAACCTGAAGAGGGAGTGGCGCCAACAGACAGTCGACGACGCCCTGACCAGCGGTTAATGGAGGATGGCCGTTGGGATGAGGCCAACGCAGAGAAACAAAGGCTAGAAGAGAAACAGCGCACCACCCGtcgagaaagggagagggaggctgTTAAAGCAGCCAGCTCACCTGAGGAag CTGTCACTGAGGATTCAATCAATGATTCACCCTTGAAAA cTGATGCAGAGGAGACTGGCACAGAAGCAAATGAGGTTTCTGATGAAA CTGACACAGAGGACTCTCCCCCTCATACACCTGTTGCAT GCGCCCATCAAGACAACTACCAAGCACTGTGGTTTGAGAAGTTAGACGACCCTGTATCCGGAGAGACCTTGCATGTCTACAAGGGCGGTTACTGGGAGGCGAAGGACCAAGGCAGCTGGGACATGTGCCCTGACATCTTCTGA
- the LOC122873697 gene encoding oxysterol-binding protein 1-like isoform X8: MSEPKPPTPTPGDTYKGWLFKWTNYIKGYQRRWFVLSNGLLSYYRTQAEMGHTCRGTINLATANIAVEDSCNFVISNGGAQTYHLKASSEVERQRWITALELAKAKAVHMQAESDDSGDDCPAVHPTSGQGGGCRNSEVQSTLRTLNSKVEDLTTCNDLIVKHGSALQRSLSELEGIRVGGDMGEKIRQVTERATLFRITSNAMINACRDFLSLAQSHSKRWQKALQVERDQRIRLEETLEQLAKQHNHLERAFRGATVLPSSFSNPALGSKGGVSGKGDASDEDDDNEFFDAMEDPAEFITVPADPKYHRRSGSNVSGISSETGIDDQSVNFDELSLASNPESPQPLELEPVRQRRTRIPDKPNYYLNLWSIMKNCIGKELSKIPMPVNFNEPLSMLQRLSEDLEYYELLDKAAKCQSSLEQMCYVAAFTVSSYSTTVHRTGKPFNPLLGETFELDRLRECGYRSLCEQVSHHPPAAAHHAISEKGWSLRQEITLASKFRGKYLSIMPLGSIQCIFDKSNNHYSWKKVTTTVHNIIVGKLWIDQSGEIDVVNHRTGDRCHLKFAPYSYFSRDVPRKVTGVVTDKDGKAHYVLSGTWDEKMEFSRVMQSSKGENGTEGKQRTVYQTLKAKEIWTKNPLPEGAENMYYFSSLALTLNEPEEGVAPTDSRRRPDQRLMEDGRWDEANAEKQRLEEKQRTTRREREREAVKAASSPEEAVTEDSINDSPLKTDAEETGTEANEVSDESAHQDNYQALWFEKLDDPVSGETLHVYKGGYWEAKDQGSWDMCPDIF; this comes from the exons ATGTCGGAGCCTAAGCCCCCTACTCCAACCCCAGGAGACACGTACAAGGGTTGGCTCTTCAAATGGACTAACTACATTAAAGGTTACCAGAGACGCTGGTTTGTTCTGAGCAATGGACTGCTGTCTTACTATAG GACCCAGGCCGAGATGGGTCACACATGCCGAGGCACCATCAACTTGGCCACAGCCAATATTGCTGTGGAGGACTCCTGCAATTTTGTCATTTCCAACGGAGGGGCGCAGACCTACCACTTGAAGGCCAGCTCAGAAGTAGAGCGCCAGCGATGGATCACTGCCCTGGAGCTCGCCAAGGCAAAGGCTGTCCACATGCAGGCTGAGTCTG ATGACTCGGGTGACGATTGTCCTGCAGTGCACCCGACCTCAGGACAGGGTGGAGGCTGCCGTAACTCAGAAGTCCAGTCCACACTACGCACACTCAACAGCAAGGTGGAGGACCTAACCACCTGCAACGATCTCATTGTCAAACATGGGTCTGCCCTCCAAAG gtctttGTCAGAACTGGAGGGGATTCGTGTCGGAGGGGACATGGGGGAAAAGATCAGACAAGTTACAGAAAGAGCCACACTATTCAGAATCACCTCTAATGCCATGATCAAT GCATGTAGAGACTTCCTCTCCCTGGCCCAGAGCCACAGTAAGCGCTGGCAGAAGGCCTTACAGGTTGAAAGAGACCAGAGGATACGGCTGGAGGAGACTCTGGAGCAGCTGGCCAAACAGCACAACCACTTGGAAAGAGCTTTCAGGGGAGCTACAGTTCTCCCCTCTTCATTCAGCAATCCCGCCTTGGGTAGCAAAG GTGGTGTTTCAGGAAAAGGTGATGCCAGTGACGAGGATGATGACAATGAGTTCTTTGATGCTATGGAAGACCCAGCAGAGTTTATTACTGTCCCTGCTGACCCCAAGTATCACAG GAGATCTGGCAGCAACGTTAGTGGGATTAGCAGTGAGACTGGAATTGACGATCAGTCGGTAAAT TTTGATGAACTGTCTTTGGCATCCAATCCAGAGTCTCCACAGCCCCTTGAGCTAGAGCCAGTTAGACAAAGACGGACTCGTATCCCCGACAAGCCAAACTATTACCTCAATCTGTGGAGCATCATGAAGAATTGTATTGGAAAGGAGCTCTCAAAGATACCAATGCCT GTGAATTTCAATGAGCCTCTCTCAATGCTGCAACGTCTATCTGAAGACCTGGAGTACTACGAGCTGCTGGATAAGGCTGCTAAATGTCAGAGCTCTCTAGAGCAGATGTGTTATGTGGCCGCTTTCACAGTCTCTTCCTACTCCACCACTGTCCACCGCACAGGAAAACCCTTCAATCCTCTGCTGGGAGAAACCTTTGAGCTTGATCGGTTAAGAGAGTGTGGCTACCGCTCCCTCTGTGAACAG GTGAGCCACCACCCACCTGCTGCAGCTCACCATGCCATCTCTGAAAAGGGCTGGAGCCTCAGACAAGAAATTACCCTGGCCAGCAAGTTTAGAGGAAAATATCTCTCTATCATGCCTTTGG GTTCTATCCAGTGTATATTTGACAAGAGCAACAATCACTACTCTTGGAAGAAAGTGACTACAACAGTACACAACATCATTGTTGGAAAATTATGGATTGACCAG TCAGGGGAGATAGATGTGGTGAACCACAGGACAGGAGATCGCTGTCACCTGAAGTTTGCTCCCTACAGTTACTTCTCCAGAGATGTACCAAGAAAG GTAACAGGAGTAGTAACAGATAAGGATGGGAAGGCCCATTATGTGCTATCAGGAACCTGGGATGAGAAGATGGAGTTTTCCAGGGTAATGCAGAGCAGTAAAGGCGAGAACGGCACTGAAGGCAAACAGAGAACTGTCTATCAGACCCTCAAAGCCAAAGAAATCTGGACAAAGAACCCTTTACC AGAGGGAGCAGAGAACATGTACTACTTCTCCTCACTGGCCTTGACGCTCAATGAACCTGAAGAGGGAGTGGCGCCAACAGACAGTCGACGACGCCCTGACCAGCGGTTAATGGAGGATGGCCGTTGGGATGAGGCCAACGCAGAGAAACAAAGGCTAGAAGAGAAACAGCGCACCACCCGtcgagaaagggagagggaggctgTTAAAGCAGCCAGCTCACCTGAGGAag CTGTCACTGAGGATTCAATCAATGATTCACCCTTGAAAA cTGATGCAGAGGAGACTGGCACAGAAGCAAATGAGGTTTCTGATGAAA GCGCCCATCAAGACAACTACCAAGCACTGTGGTTTGAGAAGTTAGACGACCCTGTATCCGGAGAGACCTTGCATGTCTACAAGGGCGGTTACTGGGAGGCGAAGGACCAAGGCAGCTGGGACATGTGCCCTGACATCTTCTGA
- the LOC122873697 gene encoding oxysterol-binding protein 1-like isoform X7, producing MSEPKPPTPTPGDTYKGWLFKWTNYIKGYQRRWFVLSNGLLSYYRTQAEMGHTCRGTINLATANIAVEDSCNFVISNGGAQTYHLKASSEVERQRWITALELAKAKAVHMQAESDDSGDDCPAVHPTSGQGGGCRNSEVQSTLRTLNSKVEDLTTCNDLIVKHGSALQRSLSELEGIRVGGDMGEKIRQVTERATLFRITSNAMINACRDFLSLAQSHSKRWQKALQVERDQRIRLEETLEQLAKQHNHLERAFRGATVLPSSFSNPALGSKGGVSGKGDASDEDDDNEFFDAMEDPAEFITVPADPKYHRRSGSNVSGISSETGIDDQSVNFDELSLASNPESPQPLELEPVRQRRTRIPDKPNYYLNLWSIMKNCIGKELSKIPMPVNFNEPLSMLQRLSEDLEYYELLDKAAKCQSSLEQMCYVAAFTVSSYSTTVHRTGKPFNPLLGETFELDRLRECGYRSLCEQVSHHPPAAAHHAISEKGWSLRQEITLASKFRGKYLSIMPLGSIQCIFDKSNNHYSWKKVTTTVHNIIVGKLWIDQSGEIDVVNHRTGDRCHLKFAPYSYFSRDVPRKVTGVVTDKDGKAHYVLSGTWDEKMEFSRVMQSSKGENGTEGKQRTVYQTLKAKEIWTKNPLPEGAENMYYFSSLALTLNEPEEGVAPTDSRRRPDQRLMEDGRWDEANAEKQRLEEKQRTTRREREREAVKAASSPEEADAEETGTEANEVSDETDTEDSPPHTPVACAHQDNYQALWFEKLDDPVSGETLHVYKGGYWEAKDQGSWDMCPDIF from the exons ATGTCGGAGCCTAAGCCCCCTACTCCAACCCCAGGAGACACGTACAAGGGTTGGCTCTTCAAATGGACTAACTACATTAAAGGTTACCAGAGACGCTGGTTTGTTCTGAGCAATGGACTGCTGTCTTACTATAG GACCCAGGCCGAGATGGGTCACACATGCCGAGGCACCATCAACTTGGCCACAGCCAATATTGCTGTGGAGGACTCCTGCAATTTTGTCATTTCCAACGGAGGGGCGCAGACCTACCACTTGAAGGCCAGCTCAGAAGTAGAGCGCCAGCGATGGATCACTGCCCTGGAGCTCGCCAAGGCAAAGGCTGTCCACATGCAGGCTGAGTCTG ATGACTCGGGTGACGATTGTCCTGCAGTGCACCCGACCTCAGGACAGGGTGGAGGCTGCCGTAACTCAGAAGTCCAGTCCACACTACGCACACTCAACAGCAAGGTGGAGGACCTAACCACCTGCAACGATCTCATTGTCAAACATGGGTCTGCCCTCCAAAG gtctttGTCAGAACTGGAGGGGATTCGTGTCGGAGGGGACATGGGGGAAAAGATCAGACAAGTTACAGAAAGAGCCACACTATTCAGAATCACCTCTAATGCCATGATCAAT GCATGTAGAGACTTCCTCTCCCTGGCCCAGAGCCACAGTAAGCGCTGGCAGAAGGCCTTACAGGTTGAAAGAGACCAGAGGATACGGCTGGAGGAGACTCTGGAGCAGCTGGCCAAACAGCACAACCACTTGGAAAGAGCTTTCAGGGGAGCTACAGTTCTCCCCTCTTCATTCAGCAATCCCGCCTTGGGTAGCAAAG GTGGTGTTTCAGGAAAAGGTGATGCCAGTGACGAGGATGATGACAATGAGTTCTTTGATGCTATGGAAGACCCAGCAGAGTTTATTACTGTCCCTGCTGACCCCAAGTATCACAG GAGATCTGGCAGCAACGTTAGTGGGATTAGCAGTGAGACTGGAATTGACGATCAGTCGGTAAAT TTTGATGAACTGTCTTTGGCATCCAATCCAGAGTCTCCACAGCCCCTTGAGCTAGAGCCAGTTAGACAAAGACGGACTCGTATCCCCGACAAGCCAAACTATTACCTCAATCTGTGGAGCATCATGAAGAATTGTATTGGAAAGGAGCTCTCAAAGATACCAATGCCT GTGAATTTCAATGAGCCTCTCTCAATGCTGCAACGTCTATCTGAAGACCTGGAGTACTACGAGCTGCTGGATAAGGCTGCTAAATGTCAGAGCTCTCTAGAGCAGATGTGTTATGTGGCCGCTTTCACAGTCTCTTCCTACTCCACCACTGTCCACCGCACAGGAAAACCCTTCAATCCTCTGCTGGGAGAAACCTTTGAGCTTGATCGGTTAAGAGAGTGTGGCTACCGCTCCCTCTGTGAACAG GTGAGCCACCACCCACCTGCTGCAGCTCACCATGCCATCTCTGAAAAGGGCTGGAGCCTCAGACAAGAAATTACCCTGGCCAGCAAGTTTAGAGGAAAATATCTCTCTATCATGCCTTTGG GTTCTATCCAGTGTATATTTGACAAGAGCAACAATCACTACTCTTGGAAGAAAGTGACTACAACAGTACACAACATCATTGTTGGAAAATTATGGATTGACCAG TCAGGGGAGATAGATGTGGTGAACCACAGGACAGGAGATCGCTGTCACCTGAAGTTTGCTCCCTACAGTTACTTCTCCAGAGATGTACCAAGAAAG GTAACAGGAGTAGTAACAGATAAGGATGGGAAGGCCCATTATGTGCTATCAGGAACCTGGGATGAGAAGATGGAGTTTTCCAGGGTAATGCAGAGCAGTAAAGGCGAGAACGGCACTGAAGGCAAACAGAGAACTGTCTATCAGACCCTCAAAGCCAAAGAAATCTGGACAAAGAACCCTTTACC AGAGGGAGCAGAGAACATGTACTACTTCTCCTCACTGGCCTTGACGCTCAATGAACCTGAAGAGGGAGTGGCGCCAACAGACAGTCGACGACGCCCTGACCAGCGGTTAATGGAGGATGGCCGTTGGGATGAGGCCAACGCAGAGAAACAAAGGCTAGAAGAGAAACAGCGCACCACCCGtcgagaaagggagagggaggctgTTAAAGCAGCCAGCTCACCTGAGGAag cTGATGCAGAGGAGACTGGCACAGAAGCAAATGAGGTTTCTGATGAAA CTGACACAGAGGACTCTCCCCCTCATACACCTGTTGCAT GCGCCCATCAAGACAACTACCAAGCACTGTGGTTTGAGAAGTTAGACGACCCTGTATCCGGAGAGACCTTGCATGTCTACAAGGGCGGTTACTGGGAGGCGAAGGACCAAGGCAGCTGGGACATGTGCCCTGACATCTTCTGA
- the LOC122873697 gene encoding oxysterol-binding protein 1-like isoform X6 encodes MSEPKPPTPTPGDTYKGWLFKWTNYIKGYQRRWFVLSNGLLSYYRTQAEMGHTCRGTINLATANIAVEDSCNFVISNGGAQTYHLKASSEVERQRWITALELAKAKAVHMQAESDDSGDDCPAVHPTSGQGGGCRNSEVQSTLRTLNSKVEDLTTCNDLIVKHGSALQRSLSELEGIRVGGDMGEKIRQVTERATLFRITSNAMINACRDFLSLAQSHSKRWQKALQVERDQRIRLEETLEQLAKQHNHLERAFRGATVLPSSFSNPALGSKGGVSGKGDASDEDDDNEFFDAMEDPAEFITVPADPKYHRRSGSNVSGISSETGIDDQSVNFDELSLASNPESPQPLELEPVRQRRTRIPDKPNYYLNLWSIMKNCIGKELSKIPMPVNFNEPLSMLQRLSEDLEYYELLDKAAKCQSSLEQMCYVAAFTVSSYSTTVHRTGKPFNPLLGETFELDRLRECGYRSLCEQVSHHPPAAAHHAISEKGWSLRQEITLASKFRGKYLSIMPLGSIQCIFDKSNNHYSWKKVTTTVHNIIVGKLWIDQSGEIDVVNHRTGDRCHLKFAPYSYFSRDVPRKVTGVVTDKDGKAHYVLSGTWDEKMEFSRVMQSSKGENGTEGKQRTVYQTLKAKEIWTKNPLPEGAENMYYFSSLALTLNEPEEGVAPTDSRRRPDQRLMEDGRWDEANAEKQRLEEKQRTTRREREREAVKAASSPEEADAEETGTEANEVSDETDTEDSPPHTPVASPYGPSLFPYLSAHQDNYQALWFEKLDDPVSGETLHVYKGGYWEAKDQGSWDMCPDIF; translated from the exons ATGTCGGAGCCTAAGCCCCCTACTCCAACCCCAGGAGACACGTACAAGGGTTGGCTCTTCAAATGGACTAACTACATTAAAGGTTACCAGAGACGCTGGTTTGTTCTGAGCAATGGACTGCTGTCTTACTATAG GACCCAGGCCGAGATGGGTCACACATGCCGAGGCACCATCAACTTGGCCACAGCCAATATTGCTGTGGAGGACTCCTGCAATTTTGTCATTTCCAACGGAGGGGCGCAGACCTACCACTTGAAGGCCAGCTCAGAAGTAGAGCGCCAGCGATGGATCACTGCCCTGGAGCTCGCCAAGGCAAAGGCTGTCCACATGCAGGCTGAGTCTG ATGACTCGGGTGACGATTGTCCTGCAGTGCACCCGACCTCAGGACAGGGTGGAGGCTGCCGTAACTCAGAAGTCCAGTCCACACTACGCACACTCAACAGCAAGGTGGAGGACCTAACCACCTGCAACGATCTCATTGTCAAACATGGGTCTGCCCTCCAAAG gtctttGTCAGAACTGGAGGGGATTCGTGTCGGAGGGGACATGGGGGAAAAGATCAGACAAGTTACAGAAAGAGCCACACTATTCAGAATCACCTCTAATGCCATGATCAAT GCATGTAGAGACTTCCTCTCCCTGGCCCAGAGCCACAGTAAGCGCTGGCAGAAGGCCTTACAGGTTGAAAGAGACCAGAGGATACGGCTGGAGGAGACTCTGGAGCAGCTGGCCAAACAGCACAACCACTTGGAAAGAGCTTTCAGGGGAGCTACAGTTCTCCCCTCTTCATTCAGCAATCCCGCCTTGGGTAGCAAAG GTGGTGTTTCAGGAAAAGGTGATGCCAGTGACGAGGATGATGACAATGAGTTCTTTGATGCTATGGAAGACCCAGCAGAGTTTATTACTGTCCCTGCTGACCCCAAGTATCACAG GAGATCTGGCAGCAACGTTAGTGGGATTAGCAGTGAGACTGGAATTGACGATCAGTCGGTAAAT TTTGATGAACTGTCTTTGGCATCCAATCCAGAGTCTCCACAGCCCCTTGAGCTAGAGCCAGTTAGACAAAGACGGACTCGTATCCCCGACAAGCCAAACTATTACCTCAATCTGTGGAGCATCATGAAGAATTGTATTGGAAAGGAGCTCTCAAAGATACCAATGCCT GTGAATTTCAATGAGCCTCTCTCAATGCTGCAACGTCTATCTGAAGACCTGGAGTACTACGAGCTGCTGGATAAGGCTGCTAAATGTCAGAGCTCTCTAGAGCAGATGTGTTATGTGGCCGCTTTCACAGTCTCTTCCTACTCCACCACTGTCCACCGCACAGGAAAACCCTTCAATCCTCTGCTGGGAGAAACCTTTGAGCTTGATCGGTTAAGAGAGTGTGGCTACCGCTCCCTCTGTGAACAG GTGAGCCACCACCCACCTGCTGCAGCTCACCATGCCATCTCTGAAAAGGGCTGGAGCCTCAGACAAGAAATTACCCTGGCCAGCAAGTTTAGAGGAAAATATCTCTCTATCATGCCTTTGG GTTCTATCCAGTGTATATTTGACAAGAGCAACAATCACTACTCTTGGAAGAAAGTGACTACAACAGTACACAACATCATTGTTGGAAAATTATGGATTGACCAG TCAGGGGAGATAGATGTGGTGAACCACAGGACAGGAGATCGCTGTCACCTGAAGTTTGCTCCCTACAGTTACTTCTCCAGAGATGTACCAAGAAAG GTAACAGGAGTAGTAACAGATAAGGATGGGAAGGCCCATTATGTGCTATCAGGAACCTGGGATGAGAAGATGGAGTTTTCCAGGGTAATGCAGAGCAGTAAAGGCGAGAACGGCACTGAAGGCAAACAGAGAACTGTCTATCAGACCCTCAAAGCCAAAGAAATCTGGACAAAGAACCCTTTACC AGAGGGAGCAGAGAACATGTACTACTTCTCCTCACTGGCCTTGACGCTCAATGAACCTGAAGAGGGAGTGGCGCCAACAGACAGTCGACGACGCCCTGACCAGCGGTTAATGGAGGATGGCCGTTGGGATGAGGCCAACGCAGAGAAACAAAGGCTAGAAGAGAAACAGCGCACCACCCGtcgagaaagggagagggaggctgTTAAAGCAGCCAGCTCACCTGAGGAag cTGATGCAGAGGAGACTGGCACAGAAGCAAATGAGGTTTCTGATGAAA CTGACACAGAGGACTCTCCCCCTCATACACCTGTTGCAT CCCCTTATGGACCATCGCTCTTCCCTTATCTAA GCGCCCATCAAGACAACTACCAAGCACTGTGGTTTGAGAAGTTAGACGACCCTGTATCCGGAGAGACCTTGCATGTCTACAAGGGCGGTTACTGGGAGGCGAAGGACCAAGGCAGCTGGGACATGTGCCCTGACATCTTCTGA